A window of the Polaribacter sp. HaHaR_3_91 genome harbors these coding sequences:
- a CDS encoding heavy-metal-associated domain-containing protein — MTTVKYKTNIHCGSCIKSVTPVLNNLDNVDLWKVDLEHDDKILEVTLDDEDKNSVVEAVKSAGFEIEEIQ, encoded by the coding sequence AATACAAAACAAATATCCATTGTGGAAGTTGCATTAAATCTGTAACGCCTGTGTTAAATAATTTAGATAACGTAGATTTATGGAAAGTAGATTTAGAGCACGATGATAAAATTTTAGAAGTAACCTTAGATGATGAAGATAAAAACAGCGTAGTAGAAGCTGTAAAAAGTGCAGGTTTCGAAATTGAAGAAATTCAA